A single region of the Acinetobacter sp. WCHA45 genome encodes:
- a CDS encoding hemerythrin domain-containing protein — MNIFEALRESHEQQRNLAERLIQTSGHTQEREDLFKQLKNELYVHSVAEDRYLYIPLMFDDVGLDITRHALSEHHEMDELVEKLEETDMSNPSWLATAKQLSEKVHHHLKEEEHKFFQQAGKILGDDEKEKLGKKYLTEYQKYKNADRSFSL, encoded by the coding sequence ATGAATATATTTGAGGCACTCAGAGAAAGCCACGAACAACAACGTAACTTAGCTGAACGATTAATTCAGACCAGCGGACATACTCAAGAAAGGGAAGATTTATTTAAACAGCTTAAGAATGAACTCTATGTGCATTCAGTTGCCGAAGACCGTTATTTATATATTCCTCTAATGTTTGATGATGTGGGTTTAGACATTACCCGCCATGCTTTATCTGAGCATCATGAAATGGATGAACTGGTTGAAAAATTAGAAGAAACTGATATGAGTAATCCGAGTTGGTTAGCGACAGCAAAACAATTAAGTGAAAAAGTCCATCATCATTTAAAGGAAGAGGAACATAAATTTTTCCAACAGGCTGGAAAAATTTTAGGGGATGATGAAAAGGAAAAACTAGGTAAAAAATATCTTACTGAATATCAGAAATATAAAAATGCAGATCGCTCATTTTCGTTATAA
- a CDS encoding EamA family transporter, whose amino-acid sequence MKNIQLVAVLYMVLSMVAYQISASFAKQLIATLDPLTVTILRLCFATILVAIMFRSWKVIAKLKYLKWRDLLLYSASLGCMNILFYSSLGKLPQGIAVGLEFIGPLGLALLSIKQRSDYIWVAFAVLGIALMVPWHDANTEHFSYLGAACALGAGLFWAFYIYFGHRVVQQNIGMHALTIAIGLSALTLLPFGLWSNAPALLDTQYWGKALVIAILATAIPYALDLMALKRLSKLSYGTLSSLAPALAALAGLVLLHEQISLIQWVALGCIMIASVGVTLRGEKFQTQ is encoded by the coding sequence ATGAAAAATATCCAGTTGGTCGCGGTGCTGTACATGGTTCTTTCCATGGTGGCTTATCAAATCAGCGCTTCATTTGCCAAACAACTTATTGCAACACTTGATCCACTGACCGTCACGATTCTACGACTCTGTTTTGCAACGATTTTGGTTGCGATCATGTTCCGCTCATGGAAAGTGATCGCTAAACTGAAATACCTAAAATGGCGAGATTTACTGCTATATAGCGCTTCTTTGGGCTGTATGAATATCTTGTTTTATAGCTCTTTAGGGAAGCTCCCTCAAGGCATTGCGGTCGGTTTAGAATTCATCGGTCCTCTTGGTTTAGCTTTACTTTCAATTAAGCAGCGTAGTGATTACATCTGGGTAGCTTTTGCTGTCTTAGGAATTGCACTGATGGTGCCTTGGCATGATGCAAATACCGAGCATTTTTCTTATCTTGGCGCGGCGTGTGCTTTAGGTGCTGGACTATTTTGGGCATTTTATATTTATTTCGGACATCGAGTTGTGCAACAGAATATTGGGATGCATGCCTTAACCATCGCAATTGGTTTATCTGCCCTGACCTTACTTCCCTTTGGTCTGTGGAGTAATGCACCTGCTCTACTCGACACTCAATATTGGGGTAAAGCTTTAGTCATAGCAATTCTAGCAACAGCTATTCCTTATGCACTCGATCTCATGGCACTAAAACGTTTAAGTAAACTCAGCTATGGTACGCTTTCAAGCCTTGCACCTGCGCTTGCTGCTTTAGCAGGACTCGTGTTACTGCATGAACAAATTAGCCTGATTCAATGGGTGGCATTGGGCTGTATTATGATTGCATCGGTTGGAGTGACCTTACGTGGGGAAAAATTTCAAACACAGTAA
- a CDS encoding EamA family transporter: protein MLKTPLHALLLLMIAMLCVQGSGSLAKILFQSFPVLTVSAMRLFFGALILAVIFKIWTINFKVVRWKAILSYGFALAGMNALFYLSLERLPLGLAVAFEFIGPLSVALFHARQRYDFIWVGCAILGLVLLFPLQQAQQHLDLVGVFFAVAAGACWALYIIAGQKPSGISGNHTVCLGMSIGMLCLLPFAIFSGALDRVIELPNIYYFIGLAILASALPFTLEMIALRSLTPLSFGTLMSLEPAVAALSGFIFLGETLLWNQWLALGTIIIASIGCTFTTQHARQQKVNK from the coding sequence ATGTTAAAAACCCCACTTCATGCCTTATTGTTATTAATGATTGCCATGTTGTGTGTACAAGGAAGCGGTTCTTTAGCCAAAATTCTGTTCCAAAGTTTTCCAGTCCTTACCGTATCAGCCATGCGTCTGTTTTTTGGTGCACTCATTTTAGCGGTAATTTTTAAAATTTGGACCATCAACTTCAAAGTGGTTCGTTGGAAAGCGATTCTCAGCTATGGTTTTGCACTTGCTGGAATGAACGCCCTGTTTTATTTATCACTAGAGCGTTTGCCTTTGGGCTTAGCGGTTGCCTTTGAGTTTATCGGCCCTTTAAGTGTTGCACTATTTCATGCACGACAGCGCTATGATTTTATTTGGGTGGGTTGCGCTATTCTAGGTTTGGTATTGCTATTTCCTCTACAACAAGCACAACAACATCTAGATTTAGTCGGTGTATTTTTCGCTGTGGCTGCAGGTGCATGTTGGGCGCTATACATTATCGCAGGTCAAAAACCATCAGGTATTTCAGGTAATCATACGGTTTGTTTAGGCATGAGTATTGGTATGCTGTGTTTATTACCTTTCGCCATCTTTTCAGGGGCGCTTGATCGTGTCATTGAATTGCCAAATATCTACTATTTTATTGGACTTGCAATCTTAGCAAGTGCATTGCCCTTTACTTTAGAAATGATCGCTTTAAGAAGCCTAACTCCTTTAAGTTTTGGAACACTCATGAGTCTTGAACCTGCCGTAGCTGCATTATCAGGATTTATTTTTCTGGGTGAGACTTTATTGTGGAATCAATGGCTTGCGCTTGGCACGATTATCATCGCATCGATCGGTTGTACATTTACCACTCAACATGCTCGACAGCAAAAAGTGAATAAATAA
- the serA gene encoding phosphoglycerate dehydrogenase, whose protein sequence is MSQHLSLPKDKIRFLLLEGVHQNAIDTLNAAGYTNIDYHKTALEGEALKEAIKDAHFIGIRSRTQLTEEIFEAANKLIAVGCFCIGTNQVDLKAAMSRGIPVFNAPYSNTRSVAELVLAEAILLLRRVPEKSKDTHAGGWNKSAVGSYETRGKTLGIVGYGSIGSQLSVLAESLGMKVCYYDAVTKLPLGNARQVGSLDELLETADVVSLHVPDVPSTRNFFKKEQFAKMKPGSIFINAARGTCVIIEDLADAIKSGHIAGAAVDVFPKEPKANGEEFQSPLRGLDNVILTPHVGGSTMEAQANIGLEVAEKFVAYSDKGMTLSAVNFPEIALPLSDGQHRLLHIHKNVPGVLSKINTLFAEQGINISGQSLMTKGDIGYLVMDVDASASQEALDTLSQVEGTIRVRVLF, encoded by the coding sequence AAGACAAAATCCGTTTCCTTTTGCTTGAAGGTGTGCATCAAAATGCCATCGATACATTAAACGCTGCGGGTTATACCAACATCGATTACCACAAAACTGCGCTTGAAGGCGAAGCTTTGAAAGAAGCGATCAAAGATGCGCACTTTATTGGTATTCGTTCGCGTACTCAATTGACTGAAGAAATCTTTGAAGCAGCGAATAAATTGATTGCGGTTGGTTGTTTCTGTATTGGTACTAACCAAGTTGATTTAAAAGCAGCAATGTCTCGTGGTATTCCTGTTTTCAACGCACCGTATTCGAATACGCGTTCTGTAGCAGAATTGGTTCTTGCTGAAGCAATTTTATTACTTCGTCGTGTACCTGAAAAATCAAAAGATACGCATGCAGGTGGTTGGAACAAATCGGCTGTTGGTTCATACGAAACTCGTGGTAAAACATTAGGTATCGTAGGTTACGGTTCTATCGGCTCTCAACTTTCAGTTTTAGCTGAAAGCTTAGGTATGAAAGTTTGCTATTATGATGCGGTAACTAAATTACCGTTAGGTAATGCACGCCAAGTCGGTTCTTTAGATGAGCTTTTAGAAACTGCTGATGTGGTTTCTTTACACGTTCCTGATGTTCCTTCTACGCGTAACTTCTTCAAGAAAGAACAGTTTGCGAAAATGAAGCCTGGTTCAATCTTCATTAATGCGGCACGTGGTACATGTGTCATCATTGAAGATTTGGCAGATGCGATTAAATCTGGTCACATCGCTGGCGCTGCAGTAGACGTATTCCCGAAAGAGCCAAAAGCAAATGGTGAAGAATTCCAATCTCCACTTCGCGGCTTAGACAACGTGATTTTAACACCGCACGTGGGTGGTTCTACGATGGAAGCGCAAGCAAACATCGGTTTAGAAGTTGCTGAAAAATTCGTTGCGTATTCAGATAAAGGTATGACACTTTCTGCGGTGAACTTCCCAGAAATCGCATTACCACTTTCTGATGGTCAACATCGTTTACTTCACATCCACAAAAACGTTCCTGGTGTATTGTCTAAGATCAATACATTGTTCGCTGAACAAGGAATCAATATCTCTGGTCAATCTTTAATGACTAAAGGTGATATCGGTTACTTGGTAATGGATGTTGATGCATCTGCTTCTCAAGAAGCACTTGATACCTTAAGCCAAGTTGAAGGCACAATTCGTGTACGTGTATTGTTCTAA